One window from the genome of Carnobacteriaceae bacterium zg-84 encodes:
- the rpsJ gene encoding 30S ribosomal protein S10, which translates to MAKQKIRIRLKAYEHRALDQSAEKIVETAKRTGASVAGPIPLPTERTVYTVIRATHKYKDSREQFEMRTHKRLIDIVNPTQKTIDALTKLELPSGVDIEIKL; encoded by the coding sequence ATGGCAAAACAAAAAATTCGTATCCGTTTAAAAGCTTATGAACATCGTGCTTTAGATCAATCAGCGGAAAAAATCGTAGAAACAGCGAAAAGAACTGGCGCTAGTGTAGCGGGTCCTATCCCATTACCAACAGAAAGAACAGTATATACAGTGATTCGTGCGACTCACAAATATAAAGATTCTCGTGAACAGTTCGAAATGCGTACTCACAAACGTTTAATTGACATTGTGAACCCAACGCAAAAAACAATCGATGCCTTAACAAAACTTGAATTACCAAGTGGCGTTGATATCGAAATTAAATTATAA
- the rplC gene encoding 50S ribosomal protein L3 yields MAKGILGRKVGMTQFFTESGELVPVTVVEATPNVVLQLKTIENDGYEAVQLGYQDKREVLTNKPEKGHVAKANATPKRFIREFNNVELGEYELGQEVKVDVFQAGDIVDVTGTSKGKGFQGVIKRHGQSRGPMAHGSRYHRRPGSMGGASFPSRVFKGKNLPGQTGGNRITIQNLEVVKVDLENNVILIKGNVPGSKKSLVEIRTARKAGNK; encoded by the coding sequence ATGGCCAAAGGAATCTTAGGAAGAAAAGTAGGGATGACTCAATTCTTCACTGAAAGTGGTGAATTAGTACCAGTAACAGTTGTTGAAGCAACTCCAAACGTCGTTTTACAATTAAAAACAATCGAAAACGATGGTTACGAAGCTGTTCAATTAGGTTACCAAGACAAACGTGAAGTATTGACAAACAAACCTGAAAAAGGTCATGTAGCTAAAGCAAACGCTACTCCTAAGCGCTTCATTCGTGAATTTAACAATGTTGAGCTAGGAGAATATGAATTAGGACAAGAAGTAAAAGTTGATGTTTTCCAAGCAGGAGACATTGTTGATGTAACAGGAACATCTAAAGGAAAAGGATTCCAAGGTGTTATCAAACGTCATGGACAAAGTCGTGGACCAATGGCTCACGGTTCTCGTTACCACCGTCGTCCTGGGTCAATGGGTGGAGCTTCTTTCCCATCACGCGTATTTAAAGGTAAAAACTTACCAGGTCAAACAGGTGGAAATCGTATCACAATTCAAAACTTAGAAGTTGTAAAAGTTGATTTAGAAAACAATGTAATTTTAATCAAAGGTAATGTACCTGGATCTAAAAAATCATTAGTAGAAATTCGTACTGCTCGCAAAGCAGGAAATAAGTAA
- the rplP gene encoding 50S ribosomal protein L16 yields the protein MLVPKRVKFRREFRGKMRGEAKGGKEVSFGEFGLQATESHWITNRQIEAARIAMTRYMKRGGKVWIKIFPHKSYTAKAIGVRMGSGKGAPEGWVAPVKRGKIMFEVAGVSEEIAREAFRLASHKLPVKTKFVKRTEQGGESNEN from the coding sequence ATGTTAGTACCAAAACGTGTTAAATTCCGTCGTGAATTCAGAGGAAAAATGCGTGGCGAAGCTAAAGGTGGTAAAGAAGTAAGTTTTGGTGAATTTGGTTTACAAGCGACTGAATCACACTGGATTACAAACCGCCAAATTGAAGCTGCCCGTATTGCAATGACTCGTTATATGAAACGTGGTGGGAAAGTATGGATTAAAATTTTCCCTCATAAATCATATACAGCTAAAGCTATCGGTGTTCGTATGGGTTCTGGTAAAGGGGCTCCTGAAGGCTGGGTAGCACCAGTAAAACGTGGTAAAATCATGTTTGAAGTTGCAGGCGTTTCAGAAGAAATCGCACGTGAAGCATTCCGCTTAGCTTCTCACAAATTACCAGTTAAAACGAAATTTGTAAAACGTACAGAACAGGGTGGTGAATCGAATGAAAATTAA
- the rplW gene encoding 50S ribosomal protein L23 — MNARDVIKRPIITEASVLAMDEKKYTFEVDVRANKTLVRQAIEEVFGVEVKSVNIMNVRGKFKRVGKYAGYTKKRRKAIVTLTESSKDIEIFESND, encoded by the coding sequence ATGAATGCTCGTGATGTAATCAAACGTCCAATTATTACAGAAGCATCTGTACTAGCAATGGATGAGAAAAAATATACTTTTGAAGTAGATGTACGTGCTAATAAAACATTAGTAAGACAAGCAATCGAAGAAGTCTTCGGTGTAGAAGTGAAAAGTGTTAACATTATGAACGTACGTGGTAAATTCAAACGCGTAGGTAAATATGCTGGATACACTAAAAAACGTCGTAAAGCAATCGTAACATTAACAGAATCTTCAAAAGACATTGAAATTTTTGAAAGTAACGACTAA
- the rpsQ gene encoding 30S ribosomal protein S17, whose product MTEERNQRKVYQGRVVSDKMDKTITVVVETYKTHPTYGKRVKYSKKFKAHDENNSAKMGDIVKIMETRPLSATKHFRLLEIVEESIII is encoded by the coding sequence ATGACTGAAGAACGTAACCAACGTAAAGTTTATCAAGGTCGTGTTGTTTCAGATAAAATGGACAAAACAATCACTGTAGTGGTTGAAACTTACAAAACACACCCAACTTATGGTAAACGCGTTAAATATTCTAAAAAATTCAAAGCTCATGATGAAAATAATTCAGCAAAAATGGGCGACATCGTAAAAATTATGGAAACTCGTCCACTTTCTGCTACCAAACATTTTCGTTTATTAGAAATTGTTGAGGAATCCATTATTATTTAA
- the rplB gene encoding 50S ribosomal protein L2, with amino-acid sequence MALKKYNPTSNGRRNMTGYDFAEITKSTPEKSLLESIKKTAGRNNQGKITVRHHGGGHKRAYRVIDFKRVKDNMPATVKAVEYDPNRSANIALIQYADGVKAYIIAPKGIEVGQKVESGVNADIKVGNALPLSHIPVGTVIHNIETKPGKGGQLIRSAGTSAQVLGQEGKYTLVRLNSGEVRMILSTCRATVGTVGNEQHELVNIGKAGRSRWLGKRPTVRGSVMNPNDHPHGGGEGRAPIGRKSPMTPWGKPALGLKTRKKKARSNKLIVRGRKK; translated from the coding sequence GTGGCGTTGAAAAAATATAATCCGACATCAAACGGACGTCGTAACATGACAGGTTATGATTTTGCTGAAATCACAAAATCAACACCTGAAAAATCATTGTTAGAGTCAATTAAAAAAACTGCCGGACGTAACAACCAAGGTAAAATTACAGTTCGTCACCACGGTGGTGGTCACAAACGTGCTTACCGTGTGATTGATTTCAAACGTGTTAAAGACAACATGCCAGCAACTGTTAAAGCTGTTGAGTATGATCCAAACCGTTCAGCAAACATTGCGTTAATTCAATACGCAGATGGTGTGAAAGCATACATCATTGCTCCAAAAGGAATTGAAGTAGGTCAAAAAGTAGAATCTGGTGTAAATGCAGATATTAAAGTAGGTAATGCATTACCATTATCTCATATCCCAGTAGGTACTGTGATCCATAATATTGAAACAAAACCTGGTAAAGGTGGACAATTAATTCGTTCAGCTGGAACTAGCGCTCAAGTATTAGGTCAAGAAGGTAAATATACATTAGTACGTTTGAACTCTGGTGAAGTACGTATGATTTTATCAACTTGCCGTGCAACAGTAGGTACAGTAGGTAACGAACAACATGAACTTGTAAACATTGGTAAAGCAGGACGTTCACGTTGGTTAGGCAAACGCCCAACAGTACGTGGTTCTGTAATGAACCCTAATGATCACCCACACGGTGGTGGTGAGGGTCGTGCTCCTATCGGACGTAAATCACCAATGACTCCATGGGGTAAACCAGCTCTTGGATTGAAAACTCGTAAGAAAAAAGCTCGTAGCAATAAATTAATTGTTCGCGGACGTAAAAAATAA
- a CDS encoding chromate transporter, translating into MLLDLLVTFMKIGVLSIGGGYASLPYIQSIIVQEKGWLDTNTYADLLTISQMTPGPLAINSASFVGMKVGGPIGAVVATVGNVLPSLCIVLLFSMIYYKYKNLNGVQLVMKAIRPVVVALIVSVAYSLVMMLTNNERMIYQFLLLIICFIIVRMKKVNTLLIIFGAGILNMCLMYLMS; encoded by the coding sequence ATGTTGCTTGATTTATTAGTTACATTCATGAAAATTGGGGTGTTGAGTATCGGAGGTGGTTACGCCTCTCTACCATATATACAAAGCATTATTGTCCAAGAAAAAGGTTGGTTAGATACAAATACGTATGCAGATTTATTAACGATTTCTCAAATGACGCCTGGGCCTTTAGCTATCAATTCAGCGAGTTTTGTTGGCATGAAAGTAGGAGGACCGATAGGTGCAGTTGTTGCAACGGTTGGGAATGTATTACCATCGTTATGTATTGTATTACTCTTTTCAATGATTTACTACAAGTATAAGAATTTAAATGGCGTACAATTAGTCATGAAAGCAATTCGACCGGTTGTTGTAGCACTGATTGTTTCGGTAGCATATAGTTTAGTAATGATGTTGACAAATAATGAACGTATGATCTACCAATTTCTACTATTGATAATATGTTTTATTATTGTCAGAATGAAAAAAGTGAATACCCTTCTTATTATTTTTGGTGCAGGTATTCTTAATATGTGTTTGATGTATCTGATGTCGTAA
- the rplD gene encoding 50S ribosomal protein L4 — MAKVTLFKQDGSTVGEIELNDAVFGVEPNENVVFDAIIMQRASLRQGTHATKNRSAVRGGGRKPWRQKGTGRARQGSTRSPQWVGGGTVFGPTPRSYSYKLNKKVRRLAIKSVLSSKVAEGNLVVVDALNFSAPKTQEFAQVLKNLDVTSKVLVVVENGNDFAALSARNLPNVTVVAEDNVSVLDVFSNTKVLFTQSALSTVEEALK; from the coding sequence ATGGCAAAGGTAACTTTATTTAAACAAGATGGTTCAACTGTCGGCGAAATCGAATTAAACGATGCAGTATTCGGCGTAGAACCAAATGAGAATGTTGTGTTCGATGCAATCATTATGCAACGTGCTTCATTAAGACAAGGTACACACGCTACAAAAAACCGTAGTGCTGTACGTGGCGGTGGTCGTAAACCATGGCGTCAAAAAGGAACTGGTCGTGCAAGACAAGGTTCAACTCGTTCACCACAATGGGTAGGCGGTGGAACAGTCTTTGGTCCAACACCACGTTCATATAGCTATAAATTAAACAAAAAAGTTCGTCGTTTAGCTATCAAATCAGTTCTTTCATCCAAAGTGGCTGAAGGTAACTTAGTAGTAGTAGACGCATTAAACTTTAGTGCACCAAAAACACAAGAATTTGCACAAGTATTGAAAAACTTAGATGTGACATCAAAAGTATTAGTTGTTGTAGAAAACGGTAATGACTTTGCGGCATTATCAGCTCGTAACTTACCAAATGTTACAGTTGTAGCAGAAGACAACGTAAGTGTACTAGATGTATTCTCAAACACAAAAGTATTATTCACTCAAAGTGCTCTTTCAACAGTAGAGGAGGCTCTTAAATAA
- the rpsS gene encoding 30S ribosomal protein S19, with amino-acid sequence MGRSLKKGPFVDAHLMKKVEAAAASDKKQVVKTWSRRSTIFPNFVGQTIAVYDGRKHVPVYVQEDMVGHKLGEFAPTRTYRGHAADDKKTKKR; translated from the coding sequence GTGGGTCGTAGTCTTAAAAAAGGGCCATTCGTCGATGCCCATTTAATGAAAAAAGTTGAAGCTGCAGCAGCAAGTGATAAAAAACAAGTTGTAAAAACTTGGTCACGCCGTTCTACAATCTTCCCTAACTTTGTTGGACAAACAATTGCGGTTTACGATGGAAGAAAACATGTTCCTGTTTATGTTCAAGAAGATATGGTAGGACACAAATTAGGTGAATTTGCACCAACAAGAACGTATCGTGGTCATGCTGCCGATGACAAAAAAACTAAAAAACGTTAA
- the rplV gene encoding 50S ribosomal protein L22, giving the protein MSEITSAKAVAKTVRIAPRKVRLVVDLIRGKKIGEAISILKFTPRSASPIVEKVLMSAIANAEHNYDLDIENLVVSEAFVNEGPTMKRFRPRAKGSASPIMKRTSHITIVVTEKKEG; this is encoded by the coding sequence ATGTCAGAAATTACATCTGCTAAAGCAGTTGCAAAAACTGTTCGCATTGCGCCTCGTAAGGTTCGTTTAGTAGTAGATCTTATTAGAGGTAAAAAAATCGGTGAAGCAATTTCAATTTTGAAATTCACACCACGTTCTGCATCTCCTATTGTTGAAAAAGTATTGATGTCAGCAATTGCAAACGCAGAACACAATTATGATTTAGATATTGAAAACTTGGTAGTAAGTGAAGCTTTTGTTAACGAAGGACCAACAATGAAACGTTTCCGTCCACGTGCAAAAGGATCTGCTTCTCCAATTATGAAACGTACAAGCCACATTACAATCGTGGTAACTGAGAAGAAGGAGGGATAG
- the rpmC gene encoding 50S ribosomal protein L29, whose amino-acid sequence MKINELNGLSTAELVAKEKEFKEELFNLRFQLATGQLENTARLKEVRKTIARIKTVVRQQELQK is encoded by the coding sequence ATGAAAATTAATGAATTAAATGGATTGTCCACTGCTGAATTAGTTGCAAAAGAAAAAGAATTCAAAGAAGAATTATTCAATCTTCGATTCCAACTAGCTACTGGCCAGTTAGAAAATACAGCACGCTTGAAAGAAGTACGTAAAACTATTGCGCGTATCAAAACAGTTGTGCGTCAACAAGAATTACAAAAATAA
- a CDS encoding chromate transporter, with protein sequence MLWQLFKRTFMISAFTFGGGYVIVPLMKTTFVDKLEWIDEDEMLDLIALAQTAPGAIAVNASVAIGYRMAGVIGAVVTMLATALPPMVILMGMYVLYDVVKTNPVVASLLQGMQVGVCAVILDVVVDLLVGIHKQKSIVSWIVFFGALLLTMIFHVHILMVIMIMTIVGLVLAIIERKWVHKDVA encoded by the coding sequence ATGCTTTGGCAATTATTTAAAAGAACGTTTATGATAAGTGCCTTTACATTTGGTGGAGGTTATGTCATTGTACCATTGATGAAAACGACATTCGTCGATAAATTAGAGTGGATTGATGAAGATGAAATGCTAGATTTGATTGCTTTGGCACAGACCGCACCAGGAGCAATTGCTGTTAATGCTTCGGTTGCGATTGGGTATCGAATGGCAGGTGTTATTGGGGCAGTTGTCACAATGTTAGCGACTGCTTTACCACCAATGGTTATTTTAATGGGTATGTATGTATTGTATGATGTTGTAAAAACAAATCCAGTTGTAGCAAGTTTACTTCAAGGTATGCAAGTGGGAGTATGTGCTGTGATCTTAGATGTTGTGGTTGATTTACTTGTTGGTATTCATAAACAAAAAAGTATAGTAAGTTGGATTGTGTTTTTTGGTGCACTTTTGCTTACAATGATTTTCCATGTTCATATTTTAATGGTCATTATGATAATGACGATTGTTGGGCTTGTTTTAGCTATCATTGAAAGAAAGTGGGTACATAAAGATGTTGCTTGA
- the rpsC gene encoding 30S ribosomal protein S3: MGQKVHPIGMRVGIIRDWDAKWYAEKDYAEFLHEDLRIRKYVFGKLKDAAISRIETERKANNVVTVSIHTAKPGLVIGKGGSEVENLRKELKQLTGKEHVNINIVEIKKPDLDAKLVAEGIARQLENRVAFRRAQKQAIQRTMKAGAQGIKTMVSGRLNGADIARSESYSEGTVPLHTLRADIDYAWEEADTTYGKLGVKVWIYRGEVLPTKKNVKKGEN, from the coding sequence GTGGGTCAAAAAGTACATCCAATAGGTATGCGTGTCGGTATCATTCGTGACTGGGATGCAAAATGGTACGCAGAAAAAGATTACGCAGAGTTCTTACATGAAGATTTAAGAATTCGTAAGTATGTTTTTGGAAAATTAAAAGATGCTGCGATTTCTAGAATTGAAACAGAACGTAAAGCAAATAACGTCGTAACAGTATCTATCCACACTGCTAAACCAGGATTAGTAATCGGTAAAGGCGGTTCAGAGGTAGAAAACCTACGTAAAGAATTAAAACAATTAACAGGTAAAGAGCATGTTAATATCAACATTGTTGAAATTAAAAAACCTGACTTAGATGCAAAATTAGTTGCTGAAGGAATTGCTCGTCAATTAGAAAACCGTGTTGCATTCCGTCGTGCACAAAAACAAGCTATTCAACGTACAATGAAAGCTGGAGCACAAGGGATTAAAACAATGGTATCAGGTCGTTTAAATGGTGCGGATATTGCGCGTAGCGAAAGCTATTCAGAAGGAACTGTTCCATTGCATACTTTACGTGCAGACATTGATTATGCATGGGAAGAAGCAGACACAACTTATGGTAAATTAGGTGTTAAAGTTTGGATTTACCGTGGTGAAGTATTACCAACTAAGAAAAATGTGAAGAAAGGAGAAAATTAA
- a CDS encoding PolC-type DNA polymerase III → MTQENLFLVLLQQVNLHEHPDFMSYHTSIVLERVIVNQEQHTWTFVLSMHDLIDFSHLRFLENAIKETFSRIAEIFVHVKAEHAVLEQDNVRQYWAYVLQRQGISNGLYRLLSQQDIALLENNILRITVDSEQVLQQVSTRYKEGIQQVYASLGFPAFQLDVILDEEASLQKREQFLEKQQQELEQLAHQAQIQMAQQEPKQEKKIEEEIVLENDVIFGRRINPNEIVQQMGDVTEEHPNLIFQGYIFASEEKELRNGKKVFTIKFTDYTGSFALKLFSRNETDAKLFATYLKKGNWIKVRGALEEDQFMRDIVVVPRDINLVDIRPRIDTAFDDKKRVELHLHTTMSQMDATNHISDYVAQAAKWGHKAIAVTDHAGVQAFPDAYAAGQKHDVKILYGVEAYVVDDGVDVAYNPSHENLSDATYVVFDVETTGLSAVYDTIIELAAVKMHKGNVIDTFEAFINPGHPLSATTISLTGITDEMVQKDGRSEKEVLQEFKAFSQGTILVAHNASFDMGFLNTGYKKVGIDEATNPVIDTLELSRALHPELKSHRLNTLAKRYGVALEQHHRAVYDSETTGYLCFIFLKEAFEQHGISYHDELNNDLGVKDGYKRSRPFHVTILAKNEDGLKDLFKLVSESNVHYFYRVPRIPRSLLQKHRTHLLLGSACSNGEVFEAIMQKGYDEALEKAKFYDYLEVMPKQVYSTLIAEELVHTEKDLEDIISQIVQMGKDLNKPVVATGNVHYLNKEDHIYREILISTMKANVNRQLHFPEVHFRTTDDMIRCFDFLPKEDVDNIVWRNPQKIADSIEKITPVKKDLYTPKIEGAEQEITDLSYKEARRLYGENLPEIVEKRLEKELKSIIGNGFSVIYLISQKLVHKSVSDGYLVGSRGSVGSSFVATMTGITEVNPLAPHYRCPNCQYSEFFDEGQYGSGYDLPEKACPHCQTILDKDGQDIPFETFLGFYGDKVPDIDLNFSGDYQARAHAYTKELFGEDYVYRAGTIGTVADKTAYGYVRAYERDKNLHYRAAEVDRLSLGATGVKRTTGQHPGGIIVIPDYMDVYDFTPVQYPADAQDAEWKTTHFDFHSIHDNVLKLDILGHDDPTVIRMLQDLSGRDPKTIPPTDKDVMKIFQGTEVLGVTPEQIDSKTGTLGIPEFGTKFVRGMLEATKPTTFAELLQISGLSHGTDVYLGNAEELIKQGVAPLSKVIGCRDDIMVYLIHAGLEDGVAFKIMESVRKGKGIPDEWQAIMRENNVPEWYIQSCLKIKYMFPKAHAAAYVLMALRVAYYKVHEPLLYYCAYFSVRANDFDLVSMVQGKEMVKKRMKEINDKGLDATVKEKNLLTVLELANEMLERGFTFKMVDIEKSHARHFIIEGNSLLAPFRAVPSLGDNVAQQIMQAREEASFLSKEDLAKRGKVSKTIMDYFNDNGVLTHLPDSNQLSLFDF, encoded by the coding sequence ATGACGCAAGAAAATTTGTTTTTAGTTTTATTACAACAAGTCAATTTGCATGAACATCCAGACTTTATGTCGTACCATACGAGCATTGTCTTAGAACGAGTAATTGTCAATCAAGAGCAACATACATGGACATTTGTTTTAAGTATGCATGACTTGATTGATTTTTCTCATTTGCGTTTTTTAGAAAATGCGATTAAAGAAACTTTTTCACGTATTGCAGAGATATTTGTTCATGTAAAGGCAGAACATGCTGTGCTTGAACAAGATAATGTGCGTCAATATTGGGCGTATGTGTTACAAAGACAAGGTATTTCAAATGGGTTATATCGTTTGTTAAGCCAACAAGATATTGCGTTATTAGAAAATAATATATTACGAATTACAGTAGATAGTGAACAGGTGTTGCAACAAGTTTCTACTCGCTATAAAGAAGGCATTCAACAAGTATATGCTTCTTTAGGGTTTCCTGCTTTTCAATTAGATGTGATTTTGGATGAAGAAGCATCTTTGCAAAAAAGAGAACAATTTCTTGAAAAGCAACAACAGGAATTAGAACAATTAGCACATCAAGCACAAATTCAAATGGCACAACAAGAACCAAAACAAGAGAAAAAAATTGAGGAAGAGATTGTTTTGGAAAATGATGTGATTTTTGGTAGACGAATCAATCCAAATGAGATTGTTCAGCAAATGGGGGATGTGACTGAAGAACATCCGAATCTTATATTCCAAGGGTATATTTTTGCCAGTGAGGAAAAAGAATTACGTAATGGGAAAAAAGTATTTACGATCAAATTTACAGACTATACAGGGTCATTTGCACTGAAATTATTTTCACGGAATGAAACAGATGCGAAATTGTTTGCGACGTATTTGAAAAAAGGAAACTGGATTAAAGTAAGAGGAGCACTCGAAGAAGACCAGTTTATGCGAGATATTGTTGTCGTGCCAAGAGATATTAACTTAGTGGATATTCGTCCGAGAATTGATACAGCGTTTGATGATAAAAAACGTGTGGAATTGCATTTACATACGACGATGAGCCAAATGGATGCAACTAACCATATTAGTGATTATGTTGCACAAGCAGCCAAGTGGGGACATAAAGCCATAGCTGTCACAGATCATGCGGGGGTTCAAGCATTCCCTGATGCGTATGCTGCCGGACAAAAGCATGATGTGAAAATTCTATACGGTGTTGAAGCTTATGTGGTCGATGACGGTGTTGATGTAGCGTATAACCCGTCCCATGAAAATCTCTCAGATGCAACGTATGTTGTTTTTGACGTGGAAACAACGGGGCTATCAGCTGTTTATGATACAATTATTGAGTTGGCTGCTGTCAAGATGCATAAAGGAAATGTTATTGATACTTTCGAAGCGTTTATCAATCCAGGACATCCATTGTCGGCGACAACGATTTCGCTAACGGGTATCACCGATGAAATGGTGCAAAAAGATGGGCGATCTGAAAAAGAGGTTTTACAAGAGTTTAAAGCATTTTCTCAAGGAACAATTTTAGTGGCACATAACGCATCATTTGATATGGGCTTTTTGAATACAGGGTATAAAAAAGTGGGGATTGATGAAGCTACTAATCCAGTTATTGATACACTAGAGTTATCACGTGCATTGCATCCTGAATTAAAATCACATCGCTTGAATACATTAGCTAAACGTTATGGTGTGGCTTTAGAACAGCATCACCGTGCGGTATATGACTCTGAAACGACAGGGTATTTATGCTTTATTTTCTTAAAAGAAGCATTTGAACAACACGGTATCTCTTATCACGATGAATTGAATAATGATTTAGGTGTAAAAGATGGCTATAAACGCTCTCGCCCATTTCATGTGACAATATTGGCGAAAAATGAAGACGGATTAAAAGATTTATTTAAACTTGTTTCAGAAAGTAATGTCCATTATTTCTATCGTGTACCACGTATTCCACGTTCGTTATTACAAAAGCACCGAACGCATTTATTACTTGGTTCTGCATGTAGTAATGGAGAAGTTTTTGAAGCAATTATGCAAAAAGGATACGATGAAGCACTTGAAAAAGCAAAATTTTATGACTACTTAGAAGTGATGCCTAAACAAGTTTATTCAACACTAATTGCAGAAGAGCTAGTTCATACAGAAAAAGACTTAGAGGATATCATTTCACAAATCGTCCAAATGGGTAAAGATTTAAACAAACCTGTTGTAGCGACAGGAAATGTGCATTACTTAAATAAAGAAGATCATATTTATCGTGAAATTTTGATTTCAACTATGAAAGCAAATGTGAATCGACAACTCCATTTTCCAGAAGTTCATTTTAGAACAACGGACGATATGATTCGTTGTTTTGACTTTTTACCTAAAGAAGATGTGGATAATATCGTATGGAGAAATCCTCAAAAAATAGCAGATAGTATTGAAAAAATTACACCTGTGAAAAAAGACTTGTATACACCGAAAATTGAAGGTGCCGAGCAAGAAATTACGGATTTAAGTTATAAAGAGGCTCGACGTTTATATGGAGAAAATTTACCTGAAATTGTTGAAAAACGTTTAGAGAAAGAATTGAAAAGTATTATCGGAAATGGGTTTTCTGTTATTTATTTAATTTCACAAAAATTAGTACATAAAAGTGTGTCGGACGGCTATTTAGTTGGTTCCCGTGGTTCTGTTGGCTCCAGTTTTGTAGCGACTATGACAGGTATTACAGAAGTTAATCCGCTTGCTCCGCACTATCGTTGTCCAAATTGTCAATACTCTGAGTTTTTTGATGAAGGGCAATATGGTTCGGGATACGATTTGCCTGAAAAAGCTTGTCCGCATTGCCAAACAATATTAGATAAAGATGGACAAGATATTCCGTTTGAAACATTCTTAGGATTTTATGGGGATAAAGTACCTGATATAGATTTGAATTTCTCAGGAGATTATCAAGCACGTGCCCACGCTTATACAAAAGAATTGTTCGGTGAAGATTATGTATATCGTGCAGGGACCATTGGTACGGTTGCTGATAAAACGGCATATGGTTACGTAAGAGCCTATGAACGAGATAAAAATTTACACTATCGTGCTGCAGAAGTAGACCGTTTATCCCTAGGGGCTACTGGTGTGAAAAGAACGACTGGTCAGCATCCAGGTGGGATTATTGTTATTCCAGATTATATGGACGTTTATGATTTTACACCTGTACAATATCCAGCAGATGCACAAGATGCAGAATGGAAAACAACACATTTTGATTTCCATTCCATTCATGATAATGTGTTAAAATTAGATATACTTGGACACGATGATCCAACAGTCATTCGTATGTTACAAGATTTATCTGGACGTGACCCAAAAACAATTCCACCAACGGATAAAGATGTGATGAAAATTTTCCAAGGGACAGAAGTACTAGGTGTGACACCTGAACAAATTGATAGTAAAACGGGAACACTGGGGATTCCTGAATTTGGGACAAAATTTGTACGAGGTATGTTAGAAGCGACAAAACCGACAACTTTTGCAGAGCTATTACAAATTTCTGGTCTATCACATGGAACAGATGTTTATTTAGGGAATGCTGAGGAATTGATTAAACAAGGTGTTGCCCCATTATCGAAAGTTATCGGTTGTCGTGATGACATCATGGTTTATTTAATTCATGCAGGCTTGGAAGATGGTGTTGCGTTTAAAATTATGGAAAGCGTGCGTAAAGGAAAAGGGATACCTGATGAATGGCAAGCGATTATGCGAGAAAATAATGTTCCTGAATGGTATATTCAATCGTGCTTGAAAATTAAGTACATGTTCCCAAAAGCCCATGCGGCTGCATATGTGTTAATGGCTTTAAGAGTTGCTTATTACAAGGTGCATGAACCGTTATTGTACTATTGTGCTTATTTTTCTGTGCGTGCTAATGATTTTGATTTGGTGAGTATGGTGCAAGGAAAAGAAATGGTTAAAAAACGTATGAAAGAAATCAATGATAAAGGATTAGACGCTACTGTTAAAGAGAAAAACTTGTTGACTGTTTTAGAATTAGCTAATGAAATGTTAGAAAGAGGCTTTACATTTAAAATGGTAGATATTGAAAAATCTCATGCACGTCATTTTATTATCGAAGGAAATAGTTTATTAGCGCCGTTTAGAGCTGTACCAAGTTTGGGAGATAACGTTGCTCAGCAAATTATGCAAGCACGAGAAGAAGCGTCGTTCTTATCGAAAGAAGATTTGGCAAAACGTGGTAAAGTAAGTAAGACGATTATGGATTATTTTAACGATAATGGTGTTTTGACACATTTACCAGATTCCAATCAATTATCATTATTTGATTTTTAA